In Brettanomyces bruxellensis chromosome 8, complete sequence, a genomic segment contains:
- the PRE2 gene encoding Proteasome subunit beta type-5 (MEROPS:MER0001516), with translation MSINALTKKYSYQSEADKEIEGAVKDFGHLVPGIDNMSPSISLPPISKPTAFLRANTDDSVNPDCKIKIAHGTTTLAFRFKEGIIVAVDSRATAGSWVASQTVKKVIEINPMLLGTMAGGAADCQYWETWLGTQCRLHELRNKERISVAAASKILSNLVYSYKGMGLSMGTMICGYTPKEGPTIYYVDSDGTRVKGNIFSVGSGQTFAYGVMDANYRWDLSVDEALYLGKRAILAATHRDAYSGGSINLYHVTEKGWVYHGNYNVGPLFWEIKEKEGSFNNVKS, from the coding sequence ATGTCGATAAATGCGCTCACCAAAAAATACAGCTACCAATCAGAGGCAGACAAGGAAATTGAAGGTGCGGTCAAAGATTTTGGCCACCTTGTTCCAGGAATAGACAATATGTCTCCTTCCATTTCGTTGCCACCAATTTCAAAGCCAACCGCATTCCTTAGGGCTAATACTGATGATTCAGTGAACCCAGATTGCAAGATTAAAATTGCACATGGTACGACTACTCTTGCGTTCAGATTTAAGGAAGGAATTATAGTTGCTGTTGACTCGAGAGCCACTGCTGGAAGTTGGGTGGCTTCTCAAACGGTTAAAAAAGTTATTGAAATCAATCCTATGCTTTTAGGTACTATGGCTGGTGGTGCTGCTGACTGCCAATACTGGGAAACGTGGCTTGGTACTCAGTGTAGACTGCATGAACTTAGAAATAAAGAGAGAATTTCGGTTGCAGCTGCATCGAAGATATTATCGAATCTTGTCTACTCGTACAAAGGTATGGGTCTTTCAATGGGTACCATGATCTGTGGATATACACCTAAGGAAGGACCTACTATCTATTATGTGGACTCGGATGGAACAAGAGTTAAgggaaatattttttccgtGGGATCCGGACAAACTTTTGCCTATGGTGTGATGGATGCTAACTACAGATGGGATCTTAGTGTTGATGAAGCATTATATTTGggaaaaagagcaattCTTGCTGCCACACACAGAGATGCATACTCTGGTGGTTCGATAAACTTGTATCACGTCACAGAAAAGGGTTGGGTGTATCACGGTAACTACAATGTCGGTCCGCTATTCTGGGAAATCAAAGAGAAGGAGGGCTCTTTCAATAATGTGAAGAGCTAA
- a CDS encoding uncharacterized protein (CAZy:GT22): MVTFDAIVNRWYYGGWKSPLLNFFQFNVGKGLSSFYGISRPDFYFFQAIPVLLLNFLPAFLYGLFINDSNMAALKLLALVYIVAFSFIQHKEFRFIYPLMPVFLMITSLGIDRLLQRLSVRVSKAVVLCTIFFSVLVSVDFSLWHESGEIAITGILREKILKSQQYKQGKITDVGFLTPCHSTPYQSYFHLEPSVANIWWLTCEPPLQLDSSDKLKYYKDESDLFYDNPKGFLNENFPDINDSSNTAPDTKYSHSWPEYLIIYHQLEPLMHKILEGLNYSEDERLFNSKFHWDYRRTGDIIIYHKGKEA; encoded by the coding sequence ATGGTTACTTTTGATGCGATCGTTAATCGTTGGTACTACGGCGGTTGGAAGTCCCCacttttgaactttttccAGTTCAACGTGGGGAAAGGACTTTCATCCTTTTATGGCATTTCTAGACCAgatttttacttctttcAGGCAATACCTGTTCTCCTGTTAAACTTCTTACCTGCATTTTTGTATGGACTTTTCATAAATGACAGTAATATGGCTGCCTTAAAATTGCTCGCACTCGTATATATTGTCGCCTTTTCATTCATTCAACACAAGGAGTTCAGATTCATTTATCCATTGATGCCTGTGTTCTTGATGATTACATCATTAGGAATTGATCGCTTACTCCAGAGGTTGTCCGTTAGAGTTTCAAAAGCAGTGGTGTTATGCacaatctttttttcggtGCTGGTGTCTGTGGATTTTTCACTATGGCATGAAAGTGGTGAAATAGCGATCACTGGTATCTTGCGAGAAAAGATACTAAAGAGTCAGCAGTACAAGCAGGGGAAAATAACCGATGTTGGCTTCTTAACGCCTTGTCATTCCACTCCATATCAAAGTTATTTTCACCTTGAACCTTCAGTTGCCAATATTTGGTGGCTTACATGCGAGCCACCCCTTCAACTAGACTCCTCGgataaattgaaatattatAAAGATGAGTCTGACTTATTCTACGACAATCCGAAAGGATTTTTAAACGAGAATTTCCCGGATATAAATGACTCTTCTAATACAGCACCGGATACAAAATATTCACACAGCTGGCCTGAGTATTTGATCATATATCATCAGCTGGAGCCTCTGATGCATAAAATTCTGGAGGGGTTAAATTATTCCGAAGATGAAAGATTATTCAACAGCAAGTTCCATTGGGATTATAGAAGAACAGGAGATATTATCATCTATcataaaggaaaagaagcataa